Proteins from one Terriglobales bacterium genomic window:
- a CDS encoding VIT1/CCC1 transporter family protein, translating into MPATPHVERHFTGSQVVRDIVIGMSDGLTVPFALAAGLSGAMVANRTIVIAGLAEIAAGSIAMGLGGYLAARSDAEHYVRERRREQYEVRERRADEVRETQEIFEGYGLTPEEIHPIVRALEKRHEDWVDFMMRFELGLERPDPKRAVVSAATIAGSYVAGGIIPLSPYTVMHDVHAALFTSSGVTALALATFGFLKGRVSQTGSLRGAWQTLLVGGLAAGAAFFLARLFS; encoded by the coding sequence ATGCCCGCCACACCGCACGTCGAGCGTCATTTCACCGGCAGCCAGGTGGTTCGCGACATCGTCATCGGCATGTCTGACGGACTCACCGTCCCCTTCGCGCTCGCCGCCGGACTGAGCGGCGCGATGGTCGCCAACCGCACCATCGTTATCGCCGGTCTGGCCGAGATCGCCGCCGGCTCCATCGCCATGGGTCTCGGCGGATACTTGGCAGCGCGCAGCGACGCCGAGCACTACGTTCGTGAGCGACGCCGCGAGCAGTACGAAGTGCGCGAGCGCAGGGCCGACGAAGTCCGCGAGACGCAGGAAATCTTTGAGGGCTACGGGCTCACGCCCGAGGAAATTCATCCCATCGTGCGCGCGCTGGAAAAGCGCCACGAAGACTGGGTGGACTTCATGATGCGCTTCGAACTCGGCCTCGAGCGCCCCGACCCCAAGCGCGCCGTCGTGAGCGCGGCCACGATTGCCGGTTCCTACGTCGCCGGCGGCATCATTCCCCTCTCGCCCTACACCGTGATGCACGACGTGCACGCCGCCCTGTTCACCTCCAGCGGCGTCACCGCTCTCGCGCTCGCGACGTTCGGATTTCTGAAGGGACGCGTCAGCCAGACCGGCTCGCTGCGCGGCGCCTGGCAGACGCTGCTCGTCGGCGGCCTCGCCGCCGGCGCCGCCTTCTTCCTGGCGAGGCTCTTCTCGTAG
- a CDS encoding NUDIX domain-containing protein, translated as MAREFSAGGVVLRRFRGKWQLAAIEPRRDAANASQPRVLALPKGIVDPGERPQQTALREVREETGLDAELVGKLGDVKYVYRRTWGDGQRVFKIVTFYLFLYRDGKLGNISDEMRHEVAAAEWIPLDDASRLLSYRGERDMAKNAIEYVRAHPELR; from the coding sequence ATGGCGCGCGAATTCTCAGCCGGTGGTGTTGTGCTGCGCCGCTTTCGCGGCAAGTGGCAGCTGGCCGCCATCGAGCCGCGCCGCGACGCCGCGAACGCCAGCCAGCCGCGCGTCCTCGCCCTGCCCAAGGGCATCGTCGATCCCGGCGAGCGCCCGCAACAGACCGCGCTGCGCGAGGTCCGCGAAGAAACCGGCCTCGACGCCGAACTGGTGGGCAAGCTGGGCGACGTCAAGTACGTCTACCGCCGCACGTGGGGCGACGGCCAACGCGTCTTCAAGATCGTCACCTTCTATCTATTCCTCTACCGCGACGGGAAACTGGGCAACATCTCTGACGAGATGCGGCACGAAGTCGCCGCTGCCGAGTGGATCCCGCTCGACGACGCGTCAAGACTCCTGAGCTATCGCGGCGAGCGCGACATGGCGAAGAACGCCATCGAGTACGTGCGGGCCCATCCGGAATTGAGGTAG